From Peromyscus maniculatus bairdii isolate BWxNUB_F1_BW_parent chromosome 8, HU_Pman_BW_mat_3.1, whole genome shotgun sequence, a single genomic window includes:
- the Trpv1 gene encoding transient receptor potential cation channel subfamily V member 1, producing MGICGPQDGHRPHLCGYLQVVHWATEDLAKMKKWNSLDSGESEHPPQENSCLDPPDRDLNAKPSPAKPHIFTTRSRTRLFGKGDSEEASPMDCPYEEGGLVSCPLITVSSVVTIQRPGDGPACVRQASQDSVSTGVEKPPRLYDRRSIFEAVAQSNCQELESLLPFLQRSKKRLTDSEFKDPETGKTCLLKAMLNLHNGQNDTIALLLDIARQTDSLKQFVNASYTDSYYKGQTALHIAIERRNMALVTLLVENGADVQAAANGDFFKKTKGRPGFYFGELPLSLAACTNQLAIVKFLLQNSWQPADISARDSVGNTVLHALVEVADNTAENTKFVTNMYNEILILGAKLHPTLKLEELTNKKGLTPLALAASTGKIGVLAYILQREIHEPECRHLSRKFTEWAYGPVHSSLYDLSCIDTCEKNSVLEVIAYSSSETPNRHDMLLVEPLNRLLQDKWDRFVKRIFYFNFFVYCLYMMVFTTAAYYRPVEGLPPYKLRNTIGDYFRVTGEILSVLGGVYFFFRGIQYFLQRRPSLKSLFVDSYSEILFFVQSLFMLVSVVLYFSQRKEYVASMVFSLALGWTNMLYYTRGFQQMGIYAVMIEKMILRDLCRFMFVYLVFLFGFSTAVVTLIEDGKNNSVPVESTAHRWRGPPCRPPDNSYNSLYSTCLELFKFTIGMGDLEFTENYDFKAVFIILLLAYVILTYILLLNMLIALMGETVNKIAQESKNIWKLQRAITILDTEKSFLKCMRKAFRSGKLLQVGFTPDGKDDYRWCFRVDEVNWTTWNTNVGIINEDPGNCEGVKRTLSFSLRSGRVSGRNWKNFALVPLLRDASTRDRHTTQPEEVHLKHFAGSLKPEDAEVFKDSMGPGEK from the exons atgggaatctGTGGGCCTCAAGATGGGCACAGACCTCATCTTTGTGGCTACCTGCAGGTTGTACACTGGGCCACAGAGGATCTGGcaaagatgaagaaatggaatagCTTAGACTCTGGGGAGTCTGAGCACCCACCCCAAGAGAACTCCTGCCTGGACCCTCCAGACAGAGACCTCAACGCCAAGCCATCTCCAGCCAAGCCCCACATCTTCACTACCAGGAGTCGCACCCGGCTTTTTGGGAAGGGTGACTCAGAGGAGGCCTCACCTATGGATTGCCCTTATGAGGAAGGCGGGCTGGTCTCCTGCCCTCTCATCACGGTCAGCTCTGTTGTCACTATCCAGAGGCCTGGGGATGGACCTGCCTGTGTCAG GCAGGCATCCCAGGACTCTGTCTCCACCGGTGTTGAGAAGCCCCCCAGGCTCTATGACCGCAGGAGCATCTTCGAGGCCGTGGCTCAGAGTAACTGCCAGGAGCTGGAGAGCCTGCTGCCCTTCCTGCAGAGGAGCAAGAAGCGCCTGACGGACAGCGAGTTCAAAG ACCCAGAGACAGGAAAGACCTGTCTCCTAAAAGCGATGCTCAACCTTCACAACGGGCAGAACGACACCATCGCCCTGCTCCTGGACATCGCGCGGCAGACCGACAGCCTGAAGCAGTTTGTCAACGCCAGCTACACAGACAGCTACTACAagg GCCAGACAGCGCTGCACATTGCCATTGAGAGGCGGAACATGGCCCTGGTGACTCTCTTGGTCGAGAACGGAGCCGACGTCCAGGCTGCAGCCAATGGAGACTTCTTCAAGAAAACCAAAGGGCGGCCTGGCTTCTACTTTG GTGAGTTGCCTCTGTCCCTAGCTGCGTGTACCAACCAGCTGGCCATTGTGAAGTTCCTGCTGCAGAACTCCTGGCAGCCAGCAGACATCAGTGCCCGGGATTCGGTGGGCAACACGGTGCTACATGCCCTGGTGGAGGTGGCAGATAACACAGCCGAGAACACCAAGTTCGTGACAAACATGTACAACGAGATCCTGATTCTGGGCGCCAAACTCCACCCGACGCTGAAGCTGGAAGAGCTCACCAACAAGAAGGGGCTCACACCGCTGGCTCTGGCGGCTAGCACCGGGAAGattggg GTCCTGGCTTACATTCTCCAGAGGGAGATCCACGAACCTGAGTGTCGGCATCTGTCCAGGAAGTTCACTGAATGGGCCTATGGGCCGGTGCATTCTTCACTTTATGACCTGTCCTGCATCGACACCTGTGAGAAGAACTCGGTTCTGGAGGTGATCGCCTACAGCAGCAGCGAGACCCCT AACCGGCATGACATGCTTCTGGTGGAACCCTTGAACAGACTCCTGCAGGACAAGTGGGACAGATTCGTCAAGCGCATCTTCTACTTCAACTTCTTCGTCTACTGCTTGTATATGATGGTCTTCACCACGGCTGCCTACTATCGGCCTGTGGAAGGCTTG CCCCCCTATAAGCTGAGGAACACCATTGGAGACTATTTCCGAGTCACTGGAGAGATCCTGTCAGTGTTGGGAGGAGTCTACTTCTTCTTTCGAGGG ATTCAGTATTTCCTGCAGAGGCGGCCATCCCTCAAGAGTTTGTTTGTGGACAGCTACAGTGAGATACTTTT CTTTGTGCAGTCGCTGTTCATGCTGGTGTCTGTGGTACTGTACTTCAGCCAACGCAAGGAGTATGTGGCTTCCATGGTGTTCTCCCTGGCCCTGGGCTGGACCAACATGCTCTACTATACCCGAGGATTCCAGCAGATGGGCATCTATGCTGTCATGATCGAGAAG ATGATCCTCAGAGACCTGTGTCGATTTATGTTCGTCTACCTCGTGTTCTTGTTTGGATTCTCCACAG CTGTGGTGACACTGATTGAGGATGGGAAGAATAACTCTGTGCCTGTGGAGTCCACAGCACACAGGTGGCGGGGGCCTCCCTGCAGGCCACCGGACAACTCCTACAACAGCCTGTACTCCACCTGTCTGGAGCTGTTCAAGTTCACCATCGGCATGGGCGACCTGGAGTTCACTGAGAACTATGACTTCAAGGCTGTCTTCATCATCCTGTTGCTGGCCTATGTGATTCTCACCTACATCCTCCTGCTCAACATGCTCATTGCCCTCATGGGTGAGACGGTCAACAAGATTGCCCAAGAGAGCAAGAACATCTGGAAGCTGCAG AGAGCCATCACCATTCTGGACACAGAGAAGAGTTTCCTGAAGTGCATGAGGAAAGCCTTCCGCTCTGGCAAGCTGCTGCAGGTGGGGTTCACGCCTGATGGCAAGGATGACTACCGGTGGTGTTTCAG GGTGGACGAGGTGAACTGGACTACCTGGAACACCAATGTGGGCATCATTAACGAGGACCCAGGCAACTGTGAAGGCGTCAAGCGCACCCTGAGCTTCTCCCTGAGGTCAGGCCGAG TTTCAGGGAGAAATTGGAAGAACTTTGCCCTGGTTCCTCTTCTGAGGGATGCAAGCACTCGAGATAGGCATACCACCCAGCCTGAGGAAGTTCATCTGAAGCATTTTGCAGGATCCCTTAAGCCAGAGGATGCTGAGGTCTTCAAGGATTCCATGGGCCCAGGGGAGAAGTGA